One region of Sphingomonas abietis genomic DNA includes:
- a CDS encoding M23 family metallopeptidase, with translation MRPAGRWGPGGALLLALGGCVAPPHGAAPLSRPVVPGTAPAPELRPGVALPASPGPSAGFAFTGTMRQGGMLIGIAPRGTVSLTLDGADVPMAGDGRFLIAFGRDHGPAATLIAARADGARVTDHLVIAPGTYRIEALPIPKYQQPEAEFLKIRAGELAQIKAARETAETVRSDGWRQAFLWPANGRISGAFGAQRVYNGEKGSFHSGEDIAVPTGTPVRAPADGVVILAATGAPFTLEGHLLMVAHGMGLDSAFLHLSHIDVKVGDVVRQGQVIGESGMTGRATGPHLHWALTWRGERIDPKLVAPAMEELATSPK, from the coding sequence ATGAGGCCAGCCGGGCGCTGGGGACCGGGTGGTGCGCTGCTGCTCGCGCTCGGCGGTTGCGTCGCGCCGCCGCATGGCGCTGCACCGCTGTCCCGGCCGGTGGTGCCCGGGACCGCGCCCGCGCCCGAACTGCGTCCCGGTGTCGCGCTGCCGGCCTCGCCCGGCCCATCGGCCGGTTTTGCGTTCACCGGCACGATGCGCCAGGGTGGGATGCTGATCGGCATCGCGCCGCGGGGCACCGTGTCGCTCACCCTCGATGGGGCCGATGTACCGATGGCGGGCGACGGGCGCTTCCTGATCGCCTTCGGCCGTGACCATGGGCCGGCTGCGACGCTGATCGCCGCGCGCGCGGACGGCGCGCGCGTCACCGATCATCTGGTGATCGCGCCCGGCACCTATCGGATCGAGGCGCTGCCGATCCCCAAATATCAGCAGCCCGAGGCCGAATTCCTCAAGATCCGCGCCGGCGAACTCGCCCAGATCAAAGCTGCGCGCGAGACTGCGGAGACGGTGCGGAGCGACGGCTGGCGGCAGGCGTTCCTGTGGCCGGCGAACGGCCGCATCTCTGGTGCCTTCGGTGCCCAGCGCGTCTATAATGGCGAGAAGGGCAGTTTCCATTCGGGTGAGGACATCGCCGTGCCGACCGGCACCCCGGTGCGTGCGCCGGCCGACGGCGTGGTGATCCTCGCCGCCACCGGCGCCCCCTTCACGCTGGAGGGGCATCTGCTGATGGTCGCCCACGGCATGGGCCTGGACAGTGCCTTCCTGCATCTCAGCCACATCGACGTGAAGGTCGGCGATGTGGTGCGCCAGGGCCAGGTGATCGGCGAGAGCGGCATGACCGGCCGCGCCACCGGCCCGCATC
- a CDS encoding DUF2093 domain-containing protein, with the protein MLMSQSDREARLRYMANSFRVLVPGDHVTCAVSGERIPLDRLRYWSVERQEPYASAELSAKAEFATR; encoded by the coding sequence ATGTTGATGTCGCAAAGCGATCGCGAGGCGCGGCTGCGCTATATGGCCAACAGCTTCCGCGTGCTGGTGCCCGGCGATCATGTCACCTGCGCGGTGTCCGGCGAGCGGATCCCGCTCGACCGTCTGCGCTACTGGAGCGTCGAGCGGCAGGAGCCCTATGCCTCGGCCGAACTGTCCGCGAAGGCCGAGTTCGCCACGCGATGA
- the xseA gene encoding exodeoxyribonuclease VII large subunit, producing the protein MADPFAPYDDAALLAEEAPGDNAPALSVSDLSGALKRTVEDRFGHVRVRGEISGFKRHVSGHCYLALKDDKAVIDGVIWKGQAGSLRFRPEDGAEVICTGRLTTYPGRSKYQIIIDRMELAGQGALMALLDKRRRALAAEGLFDEDRKRALPFIPRVIGVVTSPTGAVIRDILHRLADRFPSRVIVWGVPVQGEGAADRIAAAVNGFSALPADGPVPRPDLVIVARGGGSIEDLWAFNEEVVVRAVAGCTIPIISAVGHETDTTLCDFAADRRAPTPTAAAEMAVPVRADLLAHIGTLGGRTGAYARRYRERAQERFAATARRLPTPDTLLGPQRQKLDDLGDRLPRALSRRLAVAGGELARAAGALRPRLLAARVEKERTALDRVGLRPQLVTARIADGRARLDALWRVAQSLNPDLVLQRGYARVEADGHVVASAARAREVGAMRLVFADGGVDVVATDTPSPRTKPRPAPASAPAPASSLQPRLL; encoded by the coding sequence ATGGCCGACCCCTTCGCTCCATATGATGACGCCGCGCTCCTAGCCGAGGAGGCGCCGGGCGACAACGCACCTGCGCTGTCGGTGTCGGATCTGTCCGGCGCGCTCAAGCGGACGGTGGAGGATCGCTTCGGCCATGTCCGCGTGCGGGGTGAGATTTCCGGTTTCAAGCGACATGTGTCGGGCCATTGCTACCTCGCGCTGAAGGACGACAAGGCGGTGATCGACGGGGTGATCTGGAAGGGGCAGGCGGGATCGCTTCGCTTCCGGCCCGAGGATGGCGCCGAGGTGATCTGCACCGGCCGGCTCACCACCTATCCGGGGCGCTCCAAATATCAGATCATCATCGACCGGATGGAGTTGGCCGGGCAGGGCGCGCTGATGGCGCTGCTCGACAAGCGGCGCCGCGCGCTGGCCGCCGAAGGCCTGTTCGACGAGGACCGCAAGCGCGCGCTGCCCTTCATCCCGCGCGTGATCGGCGTGGTGACTTCGCCCACCGGCGCGGTGATTCGCGATATCCTCCACCGGCTGGCCGATCGCTTCCCGAGCCGGGTGATCGTGTGGGGCGTGCCGGTGCAGGGCGAGGGCGCGGCCGACAGGATCGCGGCGGCGGTCAATGGCTTCTCCGCCCTGCCCGCGGATGGCCCGGTGCCGCGCCCCGATCTCGTCATCGTCGCGCGCGGCGGCGGCTCGATCGAGGATCTGTGGGCGTTCAACGAGGAGGTGGTGGTCCGCGCCGTCGCCGGCTGCACGATCCCGATCATCTCGGCGGTCGGCCATGAGACCGACACCACGCTCTGCGATTTCGCCGCCGATCGCCGCGCGCCGACGCCGACCGCGGCTGCCGAGATGGCGGTGCCGGTGCGTGCCGATCTGCTCGCGCATATCGGCACGCTCGGCGGCCGGACGGGGGCGTATGCGCGCCGCTATCGGGAGCGCGCGCAGGAACGCTTTGCCGCCACCGCCCGCCGCCTGCCGACGCCGGACACGCTGCTCGGCCCACAGCGGCAGAAGCTCGACGATCTCGGCGATCGATTGCCGCGCGCGCTGTCCCGCCGGCTGGCGGTGGCGGGGGGGGAGCTGGCCCGGGCGGCCGGCGCGCTGCGCCCGCGCCTGCTCGCGGCGCGGGTCGAGAAGGAGCGGACGGCGCTCGATCGGGTCGGGCTGCGACCGCAGCTGGTGACGGCGCGAATCGCCGACGGCCGTGCCCGGCTCGATGCACTGTGGCGGGTCGCGCAGAGCCTCAACCCCGATCTCGTGCTCCAGCGCGGCTATGCCCGCGTCGAGGCGGACGGGCATGTCGTCGCCAGCGCCGCGCGCGCGCGCGAGGTCGGGGCGATGCGGCTGGTGTTCGCCGATGGTGGGGTCGATGTCGTCGCCACCGACACGCCGTCGCCGCGCACGAAGCCCAGGCCGGCGCCGGCCTCCGCGCCGGCCCCGGCATCTTCCCTTCAGCCGCGCCTGCTGTAG
- the purD gene encoding phosphoribosylamine--glycine ligase encodes MNVLLLGSGGREHALAWKLAQSPALTKLYAAPGNPGIGHHAALVPLALSDHDAILSFAREAAIDLVVVGPEQPLVDGLTDKLRDAGFAVFGPSAAAAQLEGSKGFTKALCDRAGVPTAGYAAFTDASEAKAVLPRFGVPVVIKADGLAAGKGVIIATTTAEAEAAIDDILGGRFGAAGASLVIEQFLEGEEVSFFALSDGKTVLPLGSAQDHKRVGDGDTGPNTGGMGAYSPARVLTPALEAQVMAEIVRPSIAGMAAAGTPFTGVLFAGLMLTETGPQLIEYNVRFGDPECQVLMLRLDEDLLPLLHAAATGTLAERPVRWKDEAALTVVMAAKGYPDAPQTGGTIAGIAAAETDGAHVFHAGTRNDAQGLVSAGGRVLAVTASAATVAEAQAAAYRAVDALDFPTGFCRRDIGWREVAQG; translated from the coding sequence ATGAATGTCCTGTTGTTGGGCTCGGGGGGCCGTGAACATGCGCTCGCCTGGAAGCTGGCGCAATCGCCGGCGCTGACCAAACTCTATGCCGCACCCGGAAATCCCGGCATCGGCCACCATGCCGCGCTGGTGCCGCTGGCGCTGTCCGACCATGATGCGATCCTCTCCTTCGCCCGCGAGGCGGCGATCGATCTGGTCGTCGTCGGGCCGGAGCAGCCGCTGGTCGACGGCCTCACCGACAAGCTGCGCGATGCCGGCTTCGCGGTGTTCGGCCCGTCGGCGGCGGCGGCGCAGCTCGAGGGCTCCAAGGGCTTCACCAAGGCGCTGTGCGACCGGGCCGGCGTGCCGACTGCCGGCTATGCCGCCTTCACCGACGCGAGCGAAGCCAAGGCGGTCCTGCCGCGCTTCGGCGTGCCGGTGGTGATCAAGGCCGATGGCCTCGCCGCCGGCAAGGGCGTGATCATCGCGACGACCACCGCCGAGGCCGAGGCCGCGATCGACGACATCCTCGGCGGCCGCTTCGGCGCGGCCGGTGCCAGCCTGGTGATCGAGCAGTTCCTCGAGGGCGAGGAGGTCTCCTTCTTCGCGCTGTCGGACGGCAAGACGGTGCTGCCGCTCGGCTCCGCCCAGGATCACAAGCGCGTCGGCGACGGCGACACCGGCCCCAACACCGGCGGCATGGGCGCCTATTCCCCGGCCCGCGTGCTGACCCCCGCGCTGGAGGCCCAGGTGATGGCGGAGATCGTCCGCCCCTCGATCGCCGGCATGGCGGCGGCCGGCACACCCTTCACCGGCGTGCTGTTCGCCGGCCTGATGCTGACCGAGACCGGCCCGCAGCTGATCGAATATAATGTCCGCTTCGGCGATCCCGAATGCCAGGTGCTGATGCTGCGCCTGGACGAGGATCTGCTCCCCCTGCTCCACGCCGCCGCCACCGGCACGCTGGCGGAGCGCCCGGTGCGCTGGAAGGACGAGGCGGCGCTGACCGTCGTGATGGCAGCCAAGGGCTATCCCGATGCGCCGCAGACCGGCGGCACCATCGCCGGCATTGCCGCCGCCGAGACAGACGGCGCGCATGTCTTCCACGCCGGCACGCGCAACGATGCCCAGGGGCTGGTCTCCGCCGGTGGGCGCGTGCTTGCGGTCACGGCGAGCGCGGCCACCGTCGCCGAGGCCCAGGCAGCCGCCTATCGCGCCGTCGATGCGCTCGATTTCCCGACCGGCTTCTGCCGCCGGGATATCGGCTGGCGGGAGGTCGCGCAGGGCTGA
- a CDS encoding hemolysin family protein produces MPPIAPFPWIDVVIILALVVLNGLFAMSELAIVSSRAARLEALARTGRQGARVAIRLREDPGKFLSTVQIGITLIAILSGAYSGEALGGPVSERLEWLGVSHENAGHLGFTLVIIVTTYVSLIVGELVPKQFALRTPEPIAVIAARPMAWLAKATAPVVWLLDNTSLTIFRLLGLKREREDHVTAEELHLVVAEASSAGVIEENERAIISGVVRLADRPVREIMSPRTEIDWIDADAALEEIREIVAETQHSRLPVAEGSVDRIIGVVRLRDLLVALLEGKAIDLRAMTRPVASVPDRMDAMDALAVLRDAEVPLALVHDEYGHLDGLVTPGGLLAAIAGAFASDQEEGHDPALVEREDGSFLVSGTLSADAMAEKLCIELPEDRDYATAAGFALSVLRHIPETGEHFSYEAWRFEIVDMDGRRVDKLLASARG; encoded by the coding sequence ATGCCGCCCATTGCCCCCTTCCCCTGGATCGACGTCGTCATCATCCTCGCGCTCGTCGTGCTCAACGGCCTGTTCGCGATGAGCGAGCTGGCGATCGTCTCGTCGCGCGCCGCGCGGCTGGAGGCGCTTGCCCGCACCGGGCGGCAGGGAGCGCGCGTCGCGATCAGGCTGCGCGAGGATCCGGGCAAGTTCCTCTCCACCGTGCAGATCGGCATCACCCTGATCGCGATCCTGTCGGGCGCCTATTCGGGCGAAGCGCTGGGCGGGCCGGTGTCCGAACGGCTCGAATGGCTGGGGGTCAGCCATGAGAATGCCGGTCATCTCGGCTTCACGCTGGTCATCATCGTCACCACCTATGTTTCGCTGATCGTCGGCGAACTGGTTCCCAAGCAGTTCGCGCTGCGCACTCCGGAGCCGATCGCGGTGATCGCGGCCCGCCCGATGGCGTGGCTGGCGAAGGCGACCGCGCCGGTGGTCTGGCTGCTCGACAATACCAGCCTCACCATCTTCCGCCTGCTCGGCCTCAAGCGCGAGCGCGAGGATCATGTCACGGCGGAGGAGCTGCACCTCGTCGTCGCCGAGGCCTCCTCGGCGGGCGTGATCGAGGAGAATGAGCGCGCGATCATCTCGGGCGTGGTGCGGCTCGCCGATCGCCCGGTGCGCGAGATCATGAGCCCGCGCACCGAGATCGACTGGATCGATGCCGATGCCGCGCTCGAGGAGATCCGCGAGATCGTCGCCGAAACCCAGCATAGCCGCCTGCCGGTCGCCGAGGGGTCGGTGGACCGGATCATCGGCGTCGTCCGCCTGCGCGACCTGCTGGTGGCATTGCTGGAGGGCAAGGCGATCGACCTGCGCGCGATGACGCGCCCGGTCGCCTCGGTGCCCGACCGGATGGACGCGATGGACGCGCTGGCGGTGCTGCGCGACGCCGAGGTGCCGCTGGCGCTGGTCCATGACGAATATGGCCATCTCGACGGGCTGGTGACCCCCGGCGGACTGCTCGCCGCGATCGCCGGCGCCTTCGCCTCCGACCAAGAGGAGGGGCATGATCCGGCGCTGGTCGAGCGCGAGGATGGCAGCTTCCTCGTCTCCGGCACGCTGTCCGCCGATGCGATGGCGGAGAAGCTGTGCATCGAGCTGCCCGAGGATCGCGATTACGCGACGGCGGCCGGCTTCGCCCTCTCCGTACTCCGCCACATTCCCGAAACCGGCGAGCATTTCAGCTACGAGGCCTGGCGCTTCGAGATCGTCGACATGGACGGCCGCCGCGTCGACAAGCTGCTGGCCAGCGCCAGGGGCTGA
- a CDS encoding nucleoside deaminase, producing the protein MSFPLPEPMRLALAAAADAAGRGEVPVGAVVTRGAEIVAVASNRMRAIGDPTAHAEMEAIRAALATLGTGRLDGCDLWVTLEPCAMCAGAIAHVRIDRIYYGAADAKGGAVAHGPCFFTQPTCHHRPEIYAGLGESEAAAMLKAFFAARR; encoded by the coding sequence ATGAGCTTTCCCCTACCCGAACCGATGCGCCTCGCGCTCGCCGCTGCGGCCGATGCCGCCGGGCGCGGCGAGGTGCCGGTCGGCGCGGTGGTGACGCGCGGGGCCGAGATCGTCGCCGTCGCGTCCAACCGGATGCGGGCGATCGGCGATCCTACCGCCCATGCCGAAATGGAGGCGATTCGGGCCGCGCTCGCCACGCTGGGCACCGGCCGGCTCGACGGCTGCGACCTGTGGGTGACGCTGGAGCCCTGCGCGATGTGTGCGGGCGCCATTGCCCATGTCCGGATCGACCGCATCTATTATGGCGCGGCCGACGCCAAGGGCGGCGCCGTCGCGCATGGCCCGTGCTTCTTCACCCAGCCGACCTGTCATCACCGCCCCGAAATCTATGCCGGGCTCGGCGAAAGCGAGGCGGCGGCGATGCTCAAGGCGTTCTTTGCGGCCCGGCGCTGA
- a CDS encoding YqaE/Pmp3 family membrane protein, with translation MIAPDYRPSLLAIILAVLLPPIGVLIVDGIGMVFLVSLVLTCLGYVPGMVFSLIAVLKPDVMSGLRGNRR, from the coding sequence ATGATCGCGCCGGATTACCGGCCCAGCCTCCTCGCCATCATCCTGGCGGTGCTGCTGCCGCCGATCGGGGTGCTGATCGTGGACGGGATCGGGATGGTGTTCCTGGTGTCGCTGGTGCTGACCTGCCTCGGCTATGTCCCCGGCATGGTGTTCTCGCTGATCGCGGTGCTGAAGCCGGATGTCATGTCCGGCCTGCGCGGCAACCGGCGCTGA
- a CDS encoding YciI family protein, whose protein sequence is MPLFAIICHDRPDAGTLRADTRPRHLEHLQRIGEAMAMAGPMLDESGVPRGSIVIADFADLESARAFAAADPYAEAGLFADVTVTGYRQVLP, encoded by the coding sequence ATGCCGCTTTTCGCCATCATTTGCCACGATCGCCCCGATGCCGGGACGTTGCGCGCCGATACCCGGCCGCGCCATCTCGAGCATCTCCAGCGAATCGGCGAGGCGATGGCGATGGCCGGCCCGATGCTCGACGAATCGGGCGTCCCGCGGGGATCGATCGTCATCGCCGACTTCGCCGACCTCGAATCGGCCCGGGCGTTCGCGGCCGCCGATCCCTATGCCGAGGCCGGCCTGTTCGCCGACGTGACCGTGACCGGCTACCGCCAAGTCCTGCCCTGA
- the rpmB gene encoding 50S ribosomal protein L28: MSRICELTGKGRLVGNNVSHANNKTKRTFLPNLQNVTLISDALGTSVKLRVSTHGLRSVEHNGGLDNWLVKASDTDLSLRARRLKRDIVKKKAAVAA; the protein is encoded by the coding sequence ATGTCGCGCATCTGCGAGCTGACCGGCAAGGGCCGTCTAGTGGGTAACAATGTGTCCCACGCCAACAACAAGACCAAGCGCACCTTCCTGCCCAACCTGCAGAATGTGACGCTGATCTCCGACGCGCTGGGCACGTCCGTGAAGCTGCGGGTCTCGACCCACGGCCTGCGTTCGGTCGAGCATAATGGCGGCCTCGACAACTGGCTGGTGAAGGCGTCCGACACGGACCTCAGCCTGCGCGCGCGTCGCCTGAAGCGCGACATCGTCAAGAAGAAGGCGGCCGTCGCCGCCTGA
- a CDS encoding esterase-like activity of phytase family protein, translating to MSRLAFLAALVAVAPLPFVVRSAPQGVVATPVPLSPGDPGRTHVGQLRYLGGWVLKGSDRRFGGISSMTIEDGHFTMLSDGGVVTRFRFDGSGPVSDYRMSELPDGPGDKSRKVDRDSESSTYDPVSGHVWAGFETTNQIWRYTRGFATADGHVAPKLMADWPGNLGAEAMVRLHDGRFLVFAETKTCKDGSHVALLFAGDPVEHPDAQGFCYKGPPNFAPTDAAELPDGRVIVLHRRFGVTAGFAAAVTVIDPKAIVPGGAPIEGKLLATIAPPLTVDNMEALAIVPGPNGPVLWIASDDNYFFLERTLLMAFALPKGF from the coding sequence ATGTCTCGTCTCGCTTTCCTCGCCGCGCTGGTTGCCGTGGCGCCGCTGCCATTCGTCGTCCGCTCCGCCCCGCAGGGCGTGGTCGCCACGCCGGTGCCGCTCAGCCCCGGTGATCCGGGGCGGACCCATGTCGGCCAGCTTCGCTATCTCGGCGGCTGGGTGCTGAAGGGCAGCGACCGGCGCTTCGGCGGTATCTCCTCGATGACGATCGAGGACGGGCATTTCACGATGCTGAGCGATGGCGGCGTGGTGACGCGCTTCCGCTTCGACGGCAGCGGCCCGGTCAGCGATTATCGGATGAGCGAATTGCCCGACGGCCCCGGCGACAAATCCCGCAAGGTCGATCGGGACAGCGAATCGTCCACCTACGATCCTGTCTCCGGCCATGTCTGGGCGGGGTTCGAGACGACCAACCAGATCTGGCGCTATACGCGCGGCTTCGCGACGGCGGACGGCCATGTCGCACCGAAACTGATGGCGGACTGGCCCGGCAATCTCGGCGCCGAGGCGATGGTGCGTCTCCACGACGGCCGCTTCCTGGTCTTCGCCGAAACCAAGACGTGCAAGGATGGCAGCCATGTCGCGCTGCTCTTTGCGGGCGATCCGGTCGAGCATCCCGATGCGCAGGGCTTCTGCTACAAGGGGCCGCCGAATTTCGCGCCGACCGATGCCGCCGAGCTGCCGGACGGGCGCGTGATCGTCCTCCATCGCCGATTCGGGGTGACGGCGGGGTTCGCGGCGGCGGTGACGGTGATCGACCCGAAGGCGATCGTGCCGGGCGGCGCCCCGATCGAGGGCAAGCTGCTGGCGACGATCGCGCCCCCGCTCACCGTCGACAATATGGAGGCGCTGGCGATCGTGCCCGGCCCCAACGGCCCGGTGCTGTGGATCGCATCGGACGACAATTACTTCTTCCTCGAGCGCACCCTGCTGATGGCGTTCGCGCTGCCCAAGGGATTCTAA
- a CDS encoding glycine zipper 2TM domain-containing protein: protein MKRRALSLGIWSGIAALAMAAAPGAAHAQWRGGGHGYADHGGGDGRGWHDGGGDRDGYDRGGYDRGGYDRDADERGYYGGRHRCHGGTGGAIIGAVAGGLLGNAVAGYGDRAAGTMIGGGLGALAGNAVGRDC, encoded by the coding sequence ATGAAGCGCCGTGCGCTCTCGCTGGGGATATGGAGTGGCATCGCCGCGCTGGCGATGGCCGCCGCGCCCGGTGCCGCGCATGCCCAGTGGCGCGGCGGCGGCCATGGCTATGCCGATCATGGTGGCGGCGACGGCCGCGGCTGGCATGACGGCGGAGGCGATCGTGACGGCTATGATCGCGGCGGTTACGATCGTGGAGGTTATGATCGCGATGCGGACGAGCGAGGCTATTATGGCGGTCGCCATCGCTGCCACGGCGGCACCGGCGGCGCGATCATCGGCGCCGTCGCCGGCGGCCTGCTGGGCAATGCCGTCGCCGGTTATGGCGATCGCGCCGCCGGCACCATGATCGGCGGCGGGCTCGGCGCGCTCGCCGGCAACGCCGTCGGCCGGGATTGCTGA
- the cobT gene encoding cobaltochelatase subunit CobT, whose translation MAENNPLEAFRLALAGATRAIAHEPEVELGYSADTAVQSGKTVKVPMPGRTLPAEQVAEARGAADAFALRLRLHNAVLHNRSAPVEPVARAVFDAIEQARVEALGSKGMDGIAANLATALEARMRADPIARARTRDEVPLSTAIGLMVRERLTGQPAPARARAGLEMVRAWVEEKAGADLDGLGLALDDQAAFAKLATKLLQDLQLMAADLPPEYEPEEGEDEDEGQDENEGETDDERDGDGGGAQDKMEVRAEADQGESDEQDEGEADRDSMAEEEGGLGDDAEEGAAPARPNRPLSDLSPHFDYQPYTTKFDEVVDAADLCDEEELTRLRAYLDQQLTHLQGAVTKLANRLQRRLMAQQSRSWAFDQDEGMLDAARLARVIVNPTLSLSYKIERDIEFRDTVVTLLIDNSGSMRGRPISIAAISADIMARTLERCGVKTEILGFTTRAWKGGQSRESWLAAGRPPMPGRLNDLRHIVYKQADDPWRRARKNLGLMMREGLLKENIDGEALLWAHSRLIARPEERRILMVISDGAPVDDSTLSVNSGSYLEKHLRQVINWIESRSPVQLVAIGIGHDVTRYYQRAVTIMDAEQLGGTMVGQLADLFEEA comes from the coding sequence CCACCCGCGCGATCGCGCACGAGCCCGAGGTGGAGCTAGGCTATTCGGCCGATACTGCCGTGCAGAGCGGCAAGACGGTCAAGGTGCCGATGCCCGGCCGCACGCTGCCGGCCGAGCAGGTCGCCGAGGCGCGGGGCGCGGCCGATGCCTTCGCGCTGCGGCTGCGGCTGCATAACGCCGTGCTCCACAACCGCAGCGCGCCGGTCGAGCCGGTGGCGCGCGCGGTGTTCGATGCGATCGAGCAGGCGCGGGTCGAGGCGCTCGGATCGAAGGGGATGGACGGGATCGCCGCCAACCTCGCCACCGCACTCGAAGCCCGGATGCGGGCCGATCCGATCGCCCGTGCGCGGACGCGCGACGAGGTGCCGCTATCCACCGCAATCGGGCTGATGGTGCGCGAGCGGCTGACCGGCCAGCCGGCGCCGGCCCGCGCCAGGGCCGGGCTGGAGATGGTCCGCGCATGGGTGGAAGAGAAGGCCGGCGCCGATCTCGACGGGCTCGGCCTCGCGCTCGACGATCAGGCCGCCTTTGCCAAACTCGCCACCAAGCTGTTGCAGGATCTCCAGCTGATGGCGGCCGACCTGCCGCCCGAATATGAGCCCGAGGAGGGCGAGGACGAGGACGAGGGGCAGGACGAGAACGAGGGCGAGACCGACGACGAGCGCGACGGCGACGGCGGCGGCGCGCAGGACAAGATGGAGGTCCGCGCCGAGGCCGACCAGGGCGAATCGGACGAGCAGGACGAAGGCGAGGCCGATCGCGACTCGATGGCCGAGGAAGAGGGGGGTCTCGGCGACGATGCCGAGGAGGGCGCCGCGCCAGCCCGGCCCAACCGGCCCTTGTCCGATCTCTCGCCGCATTTCGACTATCAGCCCTACACCACAAAATTCGACGAGGTGGTGGATGCCGCCGACCTCTGCGACGAGGAGGAGCTGACCCGGCTGCGCGCCTATCTCGACCAGCAGCTCACCCATTTGCAAGGTGCCGTCACCAAGCTCGCCAATCGGCTGCAACGGCGGCTGATGGCGCAGCAATCGCGATCCTGGGCGTTCGATCAGGACGAGGGGATGCTCGATGCGGCGCGCCTCGCCCGCGTGATCGTCAACCCGACGCTGTCGCTCAGCTACAAGATCGAACGCGACATCGAGTTCCGCGATACGGTGGTGACGCTGCTGATCGACAATTCGGGGTCGATGCGCGGCCGCCCGATCTCGATCGCGGCGATCAGCGCCGACATCATGGCGCGCACGCTCGAGCGCTGCGGGGTCAAGACCGAGATCCTCGGCTTCACCACCCGCGCCTGGAAGGGCGGGCAGAGCCGCGAATCCTGGCTGGCGGCAGGCCGGCCGCCGATGCCGGGCCGGCTCAACGACCTGCGCCACATCGTCTACAAGCAGGCCGACGACCCCTGGCGGCGCGCGCGCAAGAATCTCGGGCTGATGATGCGCGAGGGGCTGCTCAAGGAGAATATCGACGGCGAGGCGCTGCTGTGGGCGCATAGCCGCCTGATCGCGCGGCCCGAGGAGCGGCGCATCCTGATGGTGATCTCGGACGGTGCGCCGGTCGACGATTCGACGCTCAGCGTGAACTCGGGCTCCTATCTGGAGAAGCATCTGCGCCAGGTGATCAACTGGATCGAATCGCGCTCGCCGGTGCAGCTGGTGGCGATCGGCATCGGTCACGACGTGACCCGCTATTATCAGCGCGCCGTCACCATCATGGATGCCGAGCAGCTCGGTGGCACGATGGTCGGCCAGCTGGCCGATCTGTTCGAGGAAGCCTGA